The stretch of DNA tcaatatgccagcaaatttggaaaactcagcagtggccacaggactggaaaagatcagttttcattcctatcccaaagaagggcaatgccaaagaatgttcaagctactacacaattgcactcatctcacacactagcatggtaatactcaaaattctgcaagccaggcttcagcagttcatGAAGTTctcgtgaactgagaacttccagatgttcaagctggatttagaaaaggcagaggaaacagaagtcaaattgccaacatatgttggaccatagaaaaagccagagagttccagaaaagcatctacttctgcttcattgactatgccaaagtctttgactatgtggatcacaactaactgtggaaaactctgaaagagatgggaataccagaccatctgacctgcctcttgagaaatctgtatgcatgtcaggaagccacagttagaactggacatggaacccctgtttatttaacttataggcagagtacctcatgcgaaatgccaggctggatgaagcacaaggtggaatcaagattgctgggagaaatatcaataacctctgatatgcagatagcacgacccttatggcagaaagtgaagaagaactaaagaacctcttgatataagtgaaagaggagagtgaaaaagttggcttaaaactcaacatttagaaaactaagatcatggcattcagtctcatcacttcatggcaaatagatggggaaacagtggaaacaatgacagactttatttccttggactccaaaatcactgcagatggtgactgcagccatgaatttaaaagacacttgctccttggaagaaaagctatgaccaacctagacagcatattaaaagcagagacattactttgccaacaaaggtccatctagtcaaggctatggtttttccagtagtcatgtgtggatgtggaagttggactataaataaagctgagcacttaagaattgatgcttttgaactgtggtgttggagaagactcttgagagtcccttgggctgcaaggaaatcaaaccagtcaatcctgaaggaagtcagtcctgaattttcattggaaggacattctgaagctgaaactctaagactttggccacctgatgtgaagagctgactcattggaaaagatcctgatgctgggaaagattgaaggcaagaggagaagggggcaacagagaatgagatggttggataacatcaccgacttgatgaacattaGTTTGAGCATGCTCAGGGGATTGttgatgacagggaagcctggtatgctgaagtccatggggtcacaaagagtcagacacaactgagtgactgaactgaaatgaaaaacaaccATCTCTCAAAACCAAAACCAGCCCAGACTTGCACTGTTTGCCAATTTTCAATTTCCATTTCCCATGATGGCAATTTCAAGCTGCCAGTGTGACATACTGAAGGTGGCATGGTTAGTGATAGTGATGGAGATGACTTTGAAGATGCTTCCGAATTTGGGGTGGATGATGGAGAAGTATTCGGCATGGCGTCATCTGCCCTGAGAAAATCTCCAATGATGCCAGAAAACGCAGAAAATGAAGGAGATGCCTTATTACAATTTACAGCAGAGTTTTCTTCAAGATATGGTGACTGCCATCCTGTATTTTTTATTGGCTCATTAGAAGCAGCTTTTCAAGAGGCCTTCTATGTGAAAGCCCAAGATAGAAAGCTTCTTGCTATCTACCTCCACCATGATGAAAGTGTATTAACCAACGTGTTCTGCTCACAAATGCTTTGTGCTGAATCTATTGTCTCTTATTTGAGACAAAATTTTATAACCTGGGCTTGGGATCTGACAAAGGATGCCAACAGAGCAAGATTTCTGACAATGTGCAATAGACACTTTGGCAGTGTTGTTGCACAAACCATTCGGACTCAAAAAACAGatcagtttccactttttctgaTTATTATGGGAAAGCGATCATCTAATGAAGTGTTAAATGTGATACAAGGTAACACAACAGTGGATGAGTTAATGATGAGACTCATGGCTGCAATGGAGAGCTTCACAGCCCAACAACAGGAAGATATAAAGGATGAGGATGAACGAGAAGCCAGAGAAAATGTGAAGAGAGAACAAGATGAGGCCCATCGCCTTTCACTTGAGGTTGACAGAGCAAAGAGGGAAGCTCATGAGAGAGAGATGGCAGAACAATTTCGTTTGGAACAGATTTGAAAAGAACAAGAAGAAGAACGTGAGGCCATCAGGCTCTCCTTAGAGCAGGCCTTGCCTCCTGAGCCAAAGGAAGAAAATGCTGAGCCTGTGAGCAAGCTGCGGATCCGGACCCCAAGCGGCGAGTTCCTCGAGCGGCGTTTCCTGGCCAGCAATAAGCTCCAGATCGTCTTTGATTTCGTAGCTTCCAAAGGATTTCCATGGGATGAATCCAAGTTACTGAGTACCTTTCCTAGGAGAGATGTAACCCAGCTGGACCCAAATAAGTCATTATTGGAGGTAAAGTTGTTCCCTCAAGAAACCCTTTTCCTTGAAGCAAAAGAGTAAAGATGGCTCAGCGGTGGAACCAGCCATTCCTTGACAAGCCAGAGGCCTGCATCAAGAGGAGGGCTCCTCGTCAACCCATTTACACGCTCGTCTCACTCAACTCAATGTCACACTTCTGCCTCTTGCAAGATTGCtggaaaaagtaataataaacatAGCTTCTTAAAatttccccccccccaaaaaaaaagaagcgcTGCACACGAGCATCTCTGGGGAGAAGTCTACAACGGTACCATGGAGGAGTGGAAGCTCGGGCCATGTGTTAGAGAAGGGGTATGATTCGCAGTGATTCTTGGAGAAAGAAGGGATAATGCATGGAGGCTGGAAAGAGGATTCATTTAGTTATACTCAAGTAGGTAGATAGATTGAGCTAATTGTAGAGGGATCCAGTAGAATGTGTGATTGAGGATTGGCTGCTGACAGCTCCTTGCTTAAAATCACCATTCTGGGGGTGGTGGTGCGCAGTTTGCTTGAAAAAAGACCAGAATGGTGACTTCCTACAGGCACTTGTCTTAAGGGCTGCTGAAACTGAAAAGATCGGGCCTACATGAATCAGAGACGTTGGCCAATATGAATTTCTggctatttttctactttttctttatgtAAAGACAACAGCAGACTGATGACAGTGATAAATTGATGGAAAGTAAGCTGTAGCAAATATATGGACAATAAAGTTGAAAGGAGTTACTCAGCTCACCTTCCAAAGAGTCCTGAGGAAATACCTGCTTGTTTGGCAGACTCTCAGAGGAAGTAAGCGTGTTTTTGAATActtcagaatatttattttgtcaCCTTGTTTCACATCCTTCTAAGCACAGAGCAACACTAATGCTCACTCCTTCCCCACATAAACAGAGTGTGTACAGGACATGTATGCtcattcattcagttgtgtccaactctttctgaccccaaggactgcaacttgccaggctcctctgtccatagaattttccagacaggaatactggagtgggttgccatttccctct from Dama dama isolate Ldn47 chromosome 31, ASM3311817v1, whole genome shotgun sequence encodes:
- the LOC133050196 gene encoding LOW QUALITY PROTEIN: FAS-associated factor 1-like (The sequence of the model RefSeq protein was modified relative to this genomic sequence to represent the inferred CDS: substituted 1 base at 1 genomic stop codon) → MVSDSDGDDFEDASEFGVDDGEVFGMASSALRKSPMMPENAENEGDALLQFTAEFSSRYGDCHPVFFIGSLEAAFQEAFYVKAQDRKLLAIYLHHDESVLTNVFCSQMLCAESIVSYLRQNFITWAWDLTKDANRARFLTMCNRHFGSVVAQTIRTQKTDQFPLFLIIMGKRSSNEVLNVIQGNTTVDELMMRLMAAMESFTAQQQEDIKDEDEREARENVKREQDEAHRLSLEVDRAKREAHEREMAEQFRLEQIXKEQEEEREAIRLSLEQALPPEPKEENAEPVSKLRIRTPSGEFLERRFLASNKLQIVFDFVASKGFPWDESKLLSTFPRRDVTQLDPNKSLLEVKLFPQETLFLEAKE